A segment of the Marinomonas posidonica IVIA-Po-181 genome:
CGGAAAACAATAACAGCAAAAATGGTGCAATAACATTAACTAATGGGATGAAAGACAGCACCAGAAGAAGTAAGAAACGCGGTACAAAATACAGCACCTTTTGCATTTCCCGTTGCAAACTACGACCAATCACCGCCAAAATCACACTGGCGCTTAAGCTTTCATCAAACACTTTTCCTGTGGTCTTTTCTTCTACTTTTTCCGCTAAAAAAGCCATAAATGGGGCCGCTAATATATTGACTCCTATCGAAAAACTATAGAACAGCAATACCGCGATAATCGCCCCAAAAATTAAGTCTATCAGCCAGCTAATAAAAGACATCCAATCCGGCAAATACCCCATTACCCAATTGAGTATGTCTTGAAAATAACTAAATGCCACCATGTAAATAAGCCCAATCAACAAAAAATTGGCTAATAACGGCGCCAAAATAAACAGCCTTAATTCTTTTGAAGCAATCAATGGCAAGGCCTTCAAAAAAGCACCCGCTGCTTTAAATGGTTGTGTAATCACAATAAATTAAACCCTATCAATCTTTCCTAACAAATCCGTTTGAGAATATCACGAGGCCCTTCACGTCTCCACATTTACTAGACGTATAAGGCAATACGGAATTTCGATTGTGCCCTTTTGTTAATTCATGAACTATGGAAGCTTCAGGGCGAATCTGAATCGTGCAATTCAAGCGCCTCACAATAACAGAGCACATCAAACAGCTCACCAACAAAGGGAACGATATGACTATCTCAAAAACGCTCATCGCCAGTGCCGTATTAACCGCCTCTATTAGCGCATTCCAAGTACAGGCCGCAGACGTACCTGCAGGTGTTGTCTTAGCAGACAAACAAGAATTGGTTCGTGGTGGTGGTTCAGAGCCTGCCACACTTGACCCACAGAAAATTGAAGGCACACCAGGCTCGATTCGTTCAAGAGACCTGTTTGAAGGTCTGTATAACCAAGACGGTGATGGCAATCAAATACCTGGTGTCGCGACAAGTTACGATGTAAACGCGGACAACACACAATACACTTTCCACCTTCGTAAAGACGCAAAATGGTCTAATGGCGACCCTGTTACCGCAGAAGATTTCGTTTACGCTTTCACTCGCGCAGTCGACCCAAAACTGGCTTCACCATACGCTTGGT
Coding sequences within it:
- the cysZ gene encoding sulfate transporter CysZ, which encodes MITQPFKAAGAFLKALPLIASKELRLFILAPLLANFLLIGLIYMVAFSYFQDILNWVMGYLPDWMSFISWLIDLIFGAIIAVLLFYSFSIGVNILAAPFMAFLAEKVEEKTTGKVFDESLSASVILAVIGRSLQREMQKVLYFVPRFLLLLVLSFIPLVNVIAPFLLLLFSAWMLALQYMDYAFDNNKVSFYEMRMALRTQPLLCWTFGGIVMVSLTIPLFNLFVMPIAVVAATLLWVSIFRVENGDFSALLNSHNGMK